The segment TCGAGCCAGCGCCAACGACAGTTCACCGGCGCCGCACCCGACATCGACCGCGCGCATGATGGGGTGAGCGCAGGCGCTGGCAAGCAGCCGGTCCGTCAGTCCGGCGAAGCTGCGGTCAGTGCGGCGCCATTCCTCCGCCCACTTGCGTCCGACCCGCCCTTCCCACTCGCTGCGATCCATCGACACCCTCCCGTTTCGTCGAACCACGGTTCACCGCAACGCGACGCAAATGCAACAGCGGTTTGCGTCATAGGCTTAGACGGGAAGAGCCGGCACGGGTCCCACAGACACCGCGCCGGCTTTCCGGGTGGGCAGGCGTGAAAGGCTCGCCTGCTATGAGGTATCAGATGTCGTCGTCCGCGTCCGGGCCCGTCATCATCTCCTCGGCGACGGCATCGGTCCGGCCGCGAATCGCAGCTTCCAACTTGTCGCAAAGTTCAGAATTTTCTTTCAGGAACTGCTTGGCGTTTTCGCGGCCCTGACCAATGCGGATCGAATCGTAGCTGAACCAGCTGCCCGACTTCTCCACCAGGCCGGCCTTGACCCCGAGGTCGAGGATCTCGCCGATCTTGGAGATGCCCTCGCCGTACATGATATCGAATTCGACCTGCTTGAACGGGGGCGCGACCTTGTTCTTGACGACTTTCACCCGGGTCGAATTGCCGACGATGTCGTCGCGATCCTTGATCTGTCCGGTGCGGCGGATGTCCAGCCGAACCGAAGCGTAAAACTTCAGCGCATTGCCGCCCGTGGTCGTCTCCGGATTGCCGTACATCACGCCGATCTTCATGCGCAGCTGGTTGATGAAGATCACCATGCACTTGGACCGGTTAATCGAGCCCGTCAGCTTGCGCAGCGACTGGCTCATCAAGCGGGCCTGCAGGCCGACGTGGCTGTCGCCCATCTCGCCTTCGATCTCCGCCCGCGGAACCAGCGCGGCGACTGAATCGACCACCAGCACGTCGATGGCATTCGAGCGCACCAGCGTATCGACGATCTCGAGCGCCTGCTCGCCCGTGTCGGGCTGCGAAACAATCAGTTCGTCGATGTTGACACCCAGTTTCTTGGCATAGGCGGGGTCAAGCGCGTGTTCGGCATCGACAAAGGCGACCGTTCCGCCATTCTTTTGCGCTTCGGCGAGCACATGCAGCGCGAGCGTCGTCTTGCCCGAGCTTTCCGGACCATACACCTCGATCACGCGGCCCTTGGGCAAGCCGCCCACCCCAAGCGCGATGTCGAGGCCCAGGCTGCCGGTGGAGATCGTCTCGACCTCCATGGTTTCCTTCTGACCCAGCTTCATCGCCGAGCCCTTGCCGAACGCACGATCGATCTGCGCAAGCGCGGCGTCGAGCGCCTTCTGACGGTCAGTATCCAAGTTCTTGCCTTCCACCAGCTTCAAGTTCGCTGCCGCCATGACACACCCTTTCGCGCTTTGCCTAGACCCGCAGGCCCGCTGTCAACCGAAGGTGCATGTATTCTGTTTGTTCCACGAGAACAAGAGGAGAACGCAATTTATTTCCAACTCGGTTGCTGGCTCACTCGCTGATCGATCTCCATTCTATCCGGCGATTACCGTTCCCCGGCACGATCACGTCGGCGATCTGCTGGCCGTCCTTGACCCGCACACCCTTAAGCCCCGTAATCCGCGCGGCGCCGGCGCGGCCGAGCGACATGCGGACTGTCACCGGCTTGGGGGTGGCATTGCTGAGGACCGCGCGCATCGTGGCCCCCGTACCAGCGTCGCCAGCCGGGTCGCGGCCTGCGGCGCTACAGGTGACGAAGACCTGCGTGCTCTGTCCCAAGCCAATCTCGACCTCCTGCCCCGCAGCGTAGTCGCGGATCGTGGGCCGGCCAATCAGTTGGTCGCCGCGGGCAGACTGTTCGAACACCGTCAAGCTGCCGGCGGGAAGAGCGACGCCGAGGCCGTGCTGTGTATCGTTCACGGTCGCCAAGATGATCGACGCGGCCCGGGCGCCTTCGGGAGCTGTCCAGGGTGCACACTCGGTGGTATAGATCATTCGCCCGGTGACCTGGTCGCGATCGAGGAAAGCGATCTGTTTCTGGCTTTTCGCGGTCACCGTCACCGGTTCGGGCACCCGGTAGAGTTTCAGGTCGGCCAGATTCTCTTCCCGCGCGACCAGCGCCGGCGCACGAGCGCGCGAGCCGGTGACGATGATGTCCTGCGCAATCGCTGCCATGGGCGCGGGAGGCGGCGGCGGGGGCGGCGCGAAGGGATATGGAGGGGGAACCTCCACCGGCGATCCCGCGGCCGTGCTGCCCAATGGATAGCATAACAACCGCAGCGGCTTGGCATCGGGTGGATCGGCGAGCTCGCGGTAATTGCTGACGACGCTCAGCCTGCCGGCCACCGCCAGCAGTTCGGCATCGGGAAAGCTCTGGCCGTTATCATTGACCAGCGTGAGCCAGCTGGTGAGGTGCATCGACAGCTTGTCGGGCGAGGCGCCGCCTGCGACGGTGGCGACGTAATTCGCCTGCCAGTCAAAGCCCCAGGCGAGATAGGTCAGCGTCACATCAAACGTGCCGCCCCGCGGTGAAGCGGTGTCGATCGTATAGACCGGGTTGGCTGACAGGCCCGGCGGAACCCGGTCGAAAGTCACGTTCTCAGCCAAGCCGGAACAACGGACCGCTTCGAACCCGGCCGAGGTCTGCAACACGAGGCCACCGTCGGCGCGCGTGCGCACGATCGCCTCCTCGCTGGTCGCAAGGCCGCTGGCCGGATTGGTGCGGGTGATCGTCACTCGATTGCCGAGCGAGCCGTCGACCAGTGCGCCGGGGCTCAACAGGTCGGCGTTGCGGTTCTTTTCGATCGTGCCGCCCGGCAGGCCGGTCACGATCGCGCTGACTGCCACCATCCCCTCGGCCACGCCATCGAAGCGGATGGTCGATTCGCCGGGGGGCAAGACCACCCGCCGGGTCTCACTGATCATCGCGAAGCCGCGCGGCCAGTTGCGATCGAGCTTCTGATCCGGCGCACGATCGGGATCGCGGTACATTGTCACCGAGATCGCCCTGGGAGCCGAGGCGTCGACGGTCTCGCGCGCCTCTCCTGGTGAACCAGCACCGGCGAGCAGCAAAAGCAGGACGGCACGCCGCATCGCGGTGCCCTTAGTACCGGGTGTCGTAAGTGACCCGCACTTCGCGCCGGCCGTTCGCCGGCACGGTGACGAGATATTTGCGGCGGTCGGCGTTGATCTGTTCGCCCGGCACGTCCTCGCTGGAGACGCGGAAGTCGCGGCTCCACCAGCCCCGGTCGAGCCCGCTCTGGCTCAGTTCGACTTCTACCGGGACGGCTTTGGCATTGGTCAGCGTGTAGCGCATCGTGGTGCGCCAGAATTCGACCGGCCGTTCGCTGGTAACGCTGGCGGCGCGACCATCGTCAGCGATGACCCGGTAACGACTGGTCGCCTCCCATTGCTGCGAGGTGATTTTCTCGCGGCTGACTACCTCGGCCTGCACGAACACGTCGAACGCGTCGCCGGTGACGAGGGTGAGGGCGCTGCCCATCGGCGTGTGACCGATCCGGCTCTCGCCGATGAACTGCGGAGTGCCCTCCCGATCGCGCTGATAGAACCGCACCGTCCCCGCCGGCAGCGCATCCCCCAGCCCCTGCTCGCGGGCTGTCGAAAAGCCGACCGCCGTGGTCGCGTTCACTGGCGCGTGGTCACTGGTGAGCCAGCCGATGGTGCGAGCATAGACCTTCCTCGCCGGCACGCCCTGCACGTCAAGGAAGCTGACCTGCTTGGTCTGCGCGTTAGCCACGGTAGTCCGGCCGGGCAGCGGGTAAAGGTAGTAGTCGCCCAGCCGTTCGCGCGGCGCCGTTTCGGTGCCCGGCCTGAAGCCACCGCGCGGCGGGGGCGGCGGCGGATTGCGAGAATTGCCGCTGCTGGACGGGCTGCCCGCCACCAGGACCGTGCGGGCATCGTGGAACGTCGTGCCGGTCTGATTGGTCAGGGTGACCCAGCCTTGCATGTCCGTCGTGCCCTTGGCCTCGTCATACAGCGCGACATAGTCCGCCGACCACCCAAGCCCGCCGGTGAGATAGCGGATCGCGGCTGGCCGCACCCCGGCGTGGTCGCTGTCGATCGATACCGACAGTGTTGGCCGCGCGCGCAAGTTGGGCGGGACTCGGTCGAACACCACCCGGGTGGGCAACCCATCGTCCCGCAACACCTCGATCCGGTCGCCGATCCGGACGACCACCCCGCCCGCGGTCGATAGCACGGTGGCGCGCTCCACCGTCTCCCCGCCGGTGGCGGGGTTGGTGCGCACCAGTGTTACCGTCTGTCCGATCGCCTTCTCCATCAGCTTGGCCGGCGTCAGCAGGTCGAAATCGAAATTCTGCTCCAGGATGCCGGCACCGTCGGCACTGAAGCTCAAGGTTTCAGGCTGAATCTGGGCGGAAACATCGGGGAAATCGATGCGGCTGCGTCCGTCGGCAATCGCCAAGCGGCGCACGTCCTGCACCAGCGCCTGCCCATCATTGTAGATCGTCAGCGCAAGATCGCCCTGCGCGGTCGGTTCGCTGTCAGCCGTCTGCGCGGCCACGCCGACCGCAGCGCCCAGCACAATCGCTGCTCCCAACCCCAGCTTCCACCGCCCGCCCATTGCATTCCCCTCGCTTGGTCGCGTACCGCCATATCGCGCAAGTAACAGTGTATCATGGGTGAACGACCGGCAACCACCGTTTTGTTTGTCGTTATTGCCGCCGTGCGCAGCCGAATCTAGGGACTCGTAGATGAAGCGAAGCGATGATCCCAGGCGCGCAAGATCGCTGCGGCAGGTGTGGCAGTACCTGACGCGGCGATACTTCTGGCGTTCGCGTGTGGCTCGCTCGGCCTGGATTCACGCCACAGCATCGGTTGACCGCACGCATCCCGCCGGCATCGAAATTGGCGAAGATGTGTGGATCGGCCCTTACGCCATGGTGCTGTCGCACGACATGAGCCGCGGGCTTTACGCCCGGACCGTAATTGGCGCGCGCAGCGTGATCGGTGCCCGGGCCGTGGTGATGCCGGGTGTCACGGTGGGTCTGGACTGCATCGTCGCGCCAGGTTGTGTGGTGTCGCGCGACATACCGTCGGGGGAACACGTCGCCGGCAATCCGGCACGGATCGTGCGCTCGCCTGACTAGGCGCGCTCCGTGGCCCGCGATGCGCCGAGCACCTCCCCAGCCTTGTCGGAAATCTGCTGCACGCTGAACGGCTTGGCGATGAAATGCATGTTGGCGATGTCGAGATCGCGCCGCAGCTGCTCTTCGGCATAGCCTGACATGAACAGAATCGGCAGCGAGGGCTTCACCCGGCGGATCGCGCGCGCCATCGTGGGGCCGTCCAAGCCCGGCATCACGACGTCGCTTACCACCAGGTCGAACGTCCCGCCGTTGGCAACGGCGGCCAGGCCTGCTTCCCCATCGGCGCATGCAGTGACCTGATAACCGGCCCGGGTCAGTGCCCGCTCGGCAACGGCGCGGACCATGTCCTCGTCCTCGACCAGCAGAACCTTGCCGCCCCCGGACCATTGCGCGGCAGGCGCGGGCGTCGCTGGCTTGCGCGCTTGCGGCACGGGGCCCTGGTGCACCGGGAAGTACACGCTGAAGCGCGCGCCTGCCCGGCCCTTGCCAGCGGCTGGCGAAACGTTGTCAGCGAAAATGAAACCACCGGACTGCTTCACGATGCCATAGACGGTGGACAAGCCAAGGCCGGTGCCCTTCCCCTGCTCCTTGGTGGTGAAGAACGGTTCAAAGATCTTGGTCAGGTTTTCGGGGGGAATGCCTCCTCCGGTATCTTGCACCACCATCACGGTATAGTCGCCTTCGGGCAGAATCTCGCTACCCATCTGCCGCACGTCGCGCGCGGATACGCGTCGAGTGGCGAGCGACAGCTTGCCTCCGGCACCCTTGCTCAACATCGCGTCCCGCGCATTGACCGCCAGGTTCACGATCACCTGTTCCAGCTGCTGCGGATCCGCCCGAACCGGTCCGAGATCGCGATCGTGATGAACCTTGAGCTCGATTTTCTCGCCTAGCAGCCGCTTCAGCAGCAGGCTCACCTCGCTGATGACATCCGGAAGTTGGAGCACTTCGGGCCGCAGCGTCTGCTGGCGGCTGAAGGCGAGCAGTTGGCGGGTAAGCGCCGCCGCACGGTTTGAGTTGGCCCGAATCTGCTGGATGTCGTCGTAGTCGCTGTCGCCCGGCGTATGGCGCAGCAGCATCAGGTCGCACGTGCCGATCACCGCGGTGAGCACGTTGTTGAAGTCGTGCGCAACTCCGCCCGCGAGCTGCCCGACCGCCTGCATCTTGGTCGCCTGCGCCACCTGCCGCTTCAGCTTGGTCTCCTCGGTCGAATCGACCAGGCTGAGCAGCACCGCCGCTTCGCCCAATCCGCGTACGCCCGCGATACCCAGCGACACCGGATCGTCCGCCGCGCCGCGCAGGCGCACGGCCATGTCGGCCGCGCTCGGCGCGCCTTTGCCGAACCGGCGGACGGCATCGACCAGTGCGCCCTTGTCTTCCGCCACCACCAGGTCGGACGGGAACGGAGGCAGGATGCCCCCTTCGATGCCCGCGGCCCGCCGGAACGGCGTATTCGCGAACAGGAACCGCCCGTCCCGATCGGTCATGGCGAGGCCAAGCGGAAGCGCGCCCAGCAGTGCCTCGAGCTGCGGCGCGGCACCGCTGCCGGCGGCAACCTCGGGAGAGCCGCCAAGGCCCACCCCCGCGTCGACCAGCAGCATCAGCGAAGGACCCTCGTCCGCGTTCGGTGCCCGCGGGGTAGCCTGCTCGGTCAACGGGACGTGGATCAGGGTCTGCGGATTGCCGCGGCGCCCTTCGCGGGAAAAGAATATGCGCTCGCGCTCATCCGCCCGCAGCAGGGTAGCGAATTCCTGGCCCGCAAGCGTGGCGGCCGCATCACCCGTCGCCCGCTGCGCAAACCCGGGCGCGGCCGCCCGGACCAGGCCATCGGCGCCGACCAGCGCCGCTTCGATGCCACTACGCGACAAAACCCGGCCCAGGGCCCCTGTGATCCGCGCTGACAGGTCCTCGACAAAATCGTCTTCGGTCAGTCCGACGAAGCGCCAGATGAGGTAATCGTCGCCTCGTCCCGCCCGCTCGGCCTGCGCGCTCCAGCTGGCGGCCCCGTCGCCGGCGTCAATCCGTTCGGCGCGGCTGCTGCCCTCGCGCCACGCTTCGCGCGCGACCCGGGCGAGCGCTTCCAGGCCGCTGCGCTCGAGCGGCAGATTGGGCGGCGCGCTGTCGGGACCGAACCAGCCGCTGTAAACGGTATTGGCGCAAACCAGCCGGTTAGCGCGATCCACGATCGCGACGCCCTCGCCCGCCCGCTCAATCGCGGCCACGGTGACCGACCAGTCGGGAGTGGCAAGTTCCTCCGCCCCACCCGCCGGACGAAGGCGCGCGATCACCGCGCCCACCATGACGAAAACCGCCAGGGCGCCGGTGAAGGACAGCGGGGTCACCGCGTCGCCGCTCGCCAGCCAAACCAGCGCGGCGCTGATGACGATCGCCGCCGCGATACCGCCGATGAGCGGTGTCAGCCGGTTCGTCTCCATCTCAGAACCCTGCGTCGCTGGCGGACGCAGCCCGCTCACGGCGGGTGCGCCGTTCATGCAGCTTGCGGGTCCGTTTCCTTGCAACGATGATCCGCCACGCGAACACCGTGACCAGGTAGCTTACCGCGGACGCCACCACCGCGATCACGACCAGCCCGAAGGCCGTCACCAGGGTCGCCCCTGTCAGCCATTGCAGCATGTCACCGAACTCGCTGCGCTCCATCGCCGCATTGACGGGTGCGACCACGGTCATCGCATCGACCCGCAGCATCCACGATCCCACGTTGTAGCCCAGCACCCACACCAGCGGCGTGGTGAACGGATTGGTGACGAATGTTGTCAGGGCCGCGATCGGCACGTTCGCGCGCACGGGCAGGCATAGCACTGAGGCGAACAAGATCTGCGCGAACGGGACGATGATTCCGACGAGCATCCCCAGCGCCACCCCGCGTGGCACCGACCGCCGGGTAAAGCGCCACAGGTCCGATCGCAGCACCCGGCTGGCGAAGGGGCGCATGACGCGGCTCTTCTCCATCTGCTCGCGCGTCGGCAGGTTGCGCTGGACCCAGGCGGTAGTGCGTTGAAACATCGGTGCGGGCCGCCCTTAGGAGATCGCGGTGCGCGCGGCTAGCCGCGCTCGCGCATCAGACGCGCCTTGTCACGCTGCCAATCACGATCCTTGGTGCTCTGCCGCTTGTCGGCCGAGTTCTTGCCCTTCGCCAGCGCCAGTTCAACTTTCGCCCGGCCGCTCCCGTTGAAATATATCGACAGCGGAACCAGCGTCATGCCCTTGCGCTCCACCGCGCCGGTCAGCTTGTCGATCTCGCGCGCGTTGAGCAGCAGTTTGCGCGGACGCTTCGGCTCATGATTGAAACGGTTGCCGTGGCTGAATTCGGGCACGTTGGCATTGACCAACCACACCGACCCGTCGCGCACCTCGGCATAGCTTTCGGCGATCGTCGCCTCGCCGGCACGCAGGCTCTTCACCTCGGTCCCGGTCAGCATCAGCCCGGCTTCGAACTTGTCGTCGATAAAATAATCGTACCGTGCGCGCCGGTTCTCGGCGACGGTCTTCTGCTTGTCGAATGTTGCGGGTTTCGGACGGGCCATTGGCGGCCATGTAGGCCGTCCCGCGCCAATGCGAAAGGGCGCCCACCAAGGTGCGGTGCCTCAGTGCGCCAGAAGGTCCTCCGGCAGCGTTGGTTCGCTCAGGATTTGCTCCATCCGCCGCCACTTCGCTTCCTGGGTCGCACCCGCCGCTTCGACGTGCGCGCGCACCATGTCCTGCCCCAGTCCGTAATTGATGATGTAGCTGCGATAGGTCTTGATGAAGCGGATCGATTGCGCTGCGCGTTCAGGCGATTCCAGCTGGTACTTTTGTAGCAGATCGGCGGCTTCTGCCTCGGTGATCTCGCCCGCCAGCAATCGCGAGGCGACGGTATAGCGCGCGGAGGTCAGCTTCTCGGTCATCTGGTTGAGCGCGACGAACCGGGCGACATCGGCCGTGGGCAGGCCTGCGAGCGGCGCCAGCACCCGTGTATTGAACGCGACTGCGTCATCACCTGGAAATGCTAGGTCGATACCGTAATTGGCCGATCCTTCGGCGATCAGCGACTGCGGGGAATAGAGCGGATAGACGGCGTATTCGCGCCAGCCGCGGCCTTTCACCAAGTCGCGCTCCAGCAGTACGTTGTATACGTGGTGCCCCGGGTATCCTTCGTGGCAGCCAAGGTCGATCGCGCGGTCCAGGCGCACCGGCAGGTCGGTATTGACCTCGATCTTGGAGTGATAGTCGCCCTGATAATAGTTGTAGCCGCTCCACGGCTTGTCGGTGACCAGCGCCAGTTCAAACCGCTCGCCCGCTGGCATGGCGATCCGTGCCAGCGTGCGGCTGCGGCACTCCGCGATCGCTGCGTCCATGACGGGCTTCAGGCGGTCGGCCGGAATGTCGAACTGTTTCTTGAATGCGTCCACCCGCTGCCACAGCGGCCCACTGCCGGGCACCAGGCGATCGACCTCCGCAATGACCGGATCGAACGTGGACAGCGCGGGCGTTTCCGGCCGCACCCCGAACAGGCCTTGCGCTTCATCCTGGAACGACAGCTTGGCACCTTGCATCATCTGCAGCCGTGTGATCGCAGCGGTAAGCTGGGCCACCAGGAAGCGGGCGCGGCGCTGCTCGAGCGAGGGTTCGACACCACTGGCCCGCAAAAGTCCGGCGGCCCGGTCGCGCAGCGCAAGTGCCCGTGCCGACAACTGGGGCAGCGACTGCCCCGCCGCGTCGGACACCGCGCGGTTCTTTACCACGTCAGGCCCGTAAAAGGCGTCGATGTAGCCGCTTTCCTTCTCCCCGATCGTCAGCTGCAGCAAGACATAGTCGTCGGCGATCGCATCCATGCCGGTATCAGTCGCCAGGCTTTCCCCCGTGGTCGCACACGCCGCGAGCGCCGCGCTTGCCACCATCGCCAGCAGAGCCCGCATCAGATCAGTTCAGCATGCGCGAGGGCTTCGTCGACCGCCTGGCGCGCGGCTTGCGAACATTCCACCAAAGGCAGGCGCACGCTCGGATTCAGCCAGTCGTGCACCCGGCTGAGGGCATACTTGACCGGCCCCGGGCTCGCATCCTCGAACATCGCATAATGAAGCGGATAGAGCTTGTCGTTCAGCTCCCGCGCGCGGGTCAGATCATTGGCCGCGATCGCCGCCTGGAACTCCGCGCACAGCGCGGGCGCGACGTTGGCGGTGACCGAGATGCACCCCACCCCGCCCGCGGCGGAGTGCGGCAGCCACAACTCGTCATCTCCCGATAGCTGGCAGAATTCCTTGCCGATGCCCATCCGGTGGTCCGTCACGCGGCTCAGATCCCCGCTCGCATCCTTGATGCCGACGATCTTGCCCGGAAAGCGCGTGGCGAGCTCGCATACCGTTTCAGGCATGATGTCCGTCACCGTCCGGCCGGGAACGTTGTAGAGCACTATCGGCAGGCTGCTGTTTTCGGCCAGGAAACTGAAGTGCGCGATCAGTCCTTCCTGGCTTGGCCGGTTGTAATAGGGTGCCACGCACAGCGCGGCCGCTGCTCCAGTCTTGCGGCTGAAGTTCATGTGCAGCCGGGCGTTCATCGTGTCGTTCGAACCGCAGCCGGCGATCACCGGCACCCGTCCGGCGGCCTGCTCGACGCAGACCTCGATCACCCGGTGATGCTCGGCATTGGACAGCGTCGAGGCCTCTCCCGTCGTGCCGCACGGGACCAGCGCGCTGGACCCGCTGTCGATCTGCCAGTCGACCAGCCGGCGGAACGCCTGCTCATCGAACGATCCGTCGCGAAAAGGAGTCACTAGAGCGGGTATGGAACCGGAAAACATTGCAGTGGCGCCTTTGCTACGGTCATATCGGCCAGACGGAGGGGTGGGTTCCGCGCGCCCGATTTCAACGCATTCATCGCCTGATAAGGAGCCAGTGGCCAGGATGTCCAGTATGGTCGCCAATCGTTTATATTCGCTTCGCTTTCTTCCTCTTGTCGCGCTTGCGTGCGCTTCCGCGCCGGTTGCGGCGCAAAGTTACGACAACGGCCGGGCACAACTGGTGGCAAGCCAACCGGGTCAAGCCGCGGCCGCTGTTGCACGCTGGAAGCAGCTGACCGGCAGCAGCCGCATGGCATTTTCCGATTACGCAGGGTTCGCGCTGGCATATCCCGATTTCCCGCGGATGGAGGTCATCCGTTCAAGTGCGGAAGGCGCGCTGGAGCGCGATCTTACGGCGACGCCGCAACAGGTCGCCGCGTTCTTCGATCGGTTCCCGCCGATGGCGAACCCGGCCCGCGCGCGATATGCCCTGGCACTGTCGACGCTTGGCCGCCCGAACGCCCGCGAAGTGGCGCGCGCAGCCTGGCGTGGCGGCGAGATGAGCAGCGGTTCGGAGGCGTATCTGCAAGGGCTGTTCGGCCCGACCTTCACCGCTGACGATCACGAAGAACGGATGCGCGCGCTGCTGTGGCAGGGCGACAGCGAAGCCGCCGCCCGCCAGATGAACGTGGTCCAATCGGCCAACCGCGAAGGCTACATGGCGCAGCTTGCCCTGCTGCAGGGGAACCTGCCGACTATGATCGGTCTGTCGGTCCCGGCCAGCGTCACGACCGACCCGGCTTATGTGTTCAACCTGGCACGGCACTATCGCAATACCGGCCAGACCGACCGCGGACGGCAGTTGCTGGCGACCCGCGCGACGTTTGCGCGTCCGCCGCACGACGCGCAGAACATGATCACCGAAATGCTCTCGCAAGCCAAGGGAGCATCCGCCAACACGGCGGCCGCGATCGCCGGCAAGGTGGACGATCTGTTCGCGCCCGGGACCGACATCTCCGCACTCTCGTACAAGCTGCGTGACGACTATACCTCGCTGATGTGGCTGGGCGGCACCAGCGCGTTGTGGTCTATGGGCGACGGCAATCGTGCCGCGCCGATGTTCTATCGCTATGGCAATGCCGCGCGCACCCCTCAGACCCGCTCCAAAGGCTTCTATTGGGCCGGCCTCGCGTCCACCCGGGCGGGCAATCAGGCCGAGGCGAACCGTTTCTTCGAGATGGCCGCGCGCTACCCTGAATATTTCTACGGCCAGCTCGCACTGGAGCGGCTTGGCCGCCCGCTGCCGCGCTTCAACCAGGCGGCGCTGGCGCAGCCGCTACCCGCCGATGTGGCGGCGTTCAACGCGCGCCCGCTGGTGCAAGCGATCCGTTTCAACGCGCGATCGCAGCCCGACTGGCGGACGGAGCGATATTTCTTCACCGAGCTGGCCGATCAGGCGACCACGCCGGGGCAGATGCAGATGGCCGCCAATCTCGCCAGGGAGCTGGGCCTCAATGAACTTGCAGTGGTGCTCGGCCGCGTGGCACCCGAAAAGGATCTGACCGGCTTCACCGCGACCGGGTTCCCGGTGATCACCACCCCGGCTGGCTCCGACTACACGATGGTGCACGCGATCACGCGGCAAGAGAGTGAATTCGACCGCGACCGGATCAGTCACGCCGGTGCGCGGGGGTTGATGCAGCTGATGCCGGGGACTGCGAATGAACAGGCGGGGAAGATGGGCCTCGCGTACATGAGCGCGAACCTCACCCAGGACACGCAATACAATATCCGGCTCGGTGACGCCTATTTCGCCCGGATGCTGAGCTACTACGGCGGCAGCTACCCACTCGCAGTTGCCGCGTACAACGCAGGCGCGGGCAACGTGAACAAGTGGCTGCGTGCGAACGGTGATCCGCGCACCGGCAGTGTCGACTGGCTTCGCTGGATCGAGGAAATCCCGTTTTTCGAGACCAAGAACTACGTCCAGCGGGTGCTCGAGAATGCAGTGGTGTACGAGGCGCTGCACCCGGAGCGCACCCGTTATGGCAACGCGCGCGGGATCACCCAGTTCATCGGCAAGCGTTCGCCGGGTTGATACAGCTCCCTTACGGCGGGTAGATGGCGGGGATGCCTGCACTCGCCAGCAACCCGATCAGTCCTGCCGGCCTTGCGGCGCTTAAGGCCCGCTACGATCAACTGCTGGGCACGGAACGGCCGGCGATCGTCGAACTGGTGAGTTGGGCCGCCGGCAACGGCGACCGCAGCGAAAACGGGGACTATCTCTATGGCCGCAAGCGGATGCGGGAGATCGATCGGGAGCTTGCGCACCTCGCCCGCCGAATGAAATCAGCCAGGGTGATCGATCCGGCGGACCAGCCCGATCCCGCCCGCGTGTTCTTCGGCGCGACCGTGACCCTGGCCGACGACGACGACCAGCAGCGGATCGTCACCTTGGTGGGCGACGACGAGCAGGACGCCGGCAACGGCGCGATCGGCTGGAGTTCCCCGATGGCGCGCGCTCTGCGCGGCGCGGCTGTCGGCGATGTTCGGACCGTGCGACTGCCGGGCGGGGAAAAGGACTGGGAAGTGATCGCGATCCGCTATGCTTAGGGCGGTGCTGATCGCGGCGGCTTTGGTGGCGACGCCGGCCGCAGCCAAGGACAGCCTGGGCGTCTTCGGATCATGGGCCGCCTTCCGCGACCCGCCGGTGCCTCGCTGTTATGCCATCGCCATGCCGGCCGCGAGCAAGGCTTCGCGAGATTACGCCCCATTCGCCACAATCGGCACGTGGCCCCGCCGCGCCGTTCGCGGGCAGGTCCATTTCCGCCTGTCCCGCAAAGTGGCCGCAACCGCCCCGATCATCCTCAGCATCGGCGGGCAGCGGTTCACCCTTGCTGGTGGCGGCGGAGATGCATGGGCAAGTGACCGGGCCATGGACGC is part of the Altererythrobacter sp. TH136 genome and harbors:
- the smpB gene encoding SsrA-binding protein SmpB, yielding MARPKPATFDKQKTVAENRRARYDYFIDDKFEAGLMLTGTEVKSLRAGEATIAESYAEVRDGSVWLVNANVPEFSHGNRFNHEPKRPRKLLLNAREIDKLTGAVERKGMTLVPLSIYFNGSGRAKVELALAKGKNSADKRQSTKDRDWQRDKARLMRERG
- the dapA gene encoding 4-hydroxy-tetrahydrodipicolinate synthase, with translation MFSGSIPALVTPFRDGSFDEQAFRRLVDWQIDSGSSALVPCGTTGEASTLSNAEHHRVIEVCVEQAAGRVPVIAGCGSNDTMNARLHMNFSRKTGAAAALCVAPYYNRPSQEGLIAHFSFLAENSSLPIVLYNVPGRTVTDIMPETVCELATRFPGKIVGIKDASGDLSRVTDHRMGIGKEFCQLSGDDELWLPHSAAGGVGCISVTANVAPALCAEFQAAIAANDLTRARELNDKLYPLHYAMFEDASPGPVKYALSRVHDWLNPSVRLPLVECSQAARQAVDEALAHAELI
- a CDS encoding lytic transglycosylase domain-containing protein, whose protein sequence is MAFSDYAGFALAYPDFPRMEVIRSSAEGALERDLTATPQQVAAFFDRFPPMANPARARYALALSTLGRPNAREVARAAWRGGEMSSGSEAYLQGLFGPTFTADDHEERMRALLWQGDSEAAARQMNVVQSANREGYMAQLALLQGNLPTMIGLSVPASVTTDPAYVFNLARHYRNTGQTDRGRQLLATRATFARPPHDAQNMITEMLSQAKGASANTAAAIAGKVDDLFAPGTDISALSYKLRDDYTSLMWLGGTSALWSMGDGNRAAPMFYRYGNAARTPQTRSKGFYWAGLASTRAGNQAEANRFFEMAARYPEYFYGQLALERLGRPLPRFNQAALAQPLPADVAAFNARPLVQAIRFNARSQPDWRTERYFFTELADQATTPGQMQMAANLARELGLNELAVVLGRVAPEKDLTGFTATGFPVITTPAGSDYTMVHAITRQESEFDRDRISHAGARGLMQLMPGTANEQAGKMGLAYMSANLTQDTQYNIRLGDAYFARMLSYYGGSYPLAVAAYNAGAGNVNKWLRANGDPRTGSVDWLRWIEEIPFFETKNYVQRVLENAVVYEALHPERTRYGNARGITQFIGKRSPG
- a CDS encoding GreA/GreB family elongation factor — translated: MPALASNPISPAGLAALKARYDQLLGTERPAIVELVSWAAGNGDRSENGDYLYGRKRMREIDRELAHLARRMKSARVIDPADQPDPARVFFGATVTLADDDDQQRIVTLVGDDEQDAGNGAIGWSSPMARALRGAAVGDVRTVRLPGGEKDWEVIAIRYA
- a CDS encoding invasion associated locus B family protein, which codes for MLRAVLIAAALVATPAAAKDSLGVFGSWAAFRDPPVPRCYAIAMPAASKASRDYAPFATIGTWPRRAVRGQVHFRLSRKVAATAPIILSIGGQRFTLAGGGGDAWASDRAMDAAIVAAMRSARSMTVSGRDAKGRRFSDRYPLEGAATAMDAATVGCARR